DNA sequence from the Zavarzinia compransoris genome:
TGCTCCACATCGTGGAGGGCGGCCGCTGGATCAAGGTTTCGACCGGCGCCTTTCGCGATTTCCTGGCGCATTCGCCGCGCCGGGCGCGGTAACGCCCCCGACCGTCACGACCCCGCCTTGGGCAGGGGCAGGGGGATGCCGACGTCGTGCTTTTCCTGCATGACGTCGCGGCGGAAGCGATAGGTTTCGGCCGGGCGGCCGCGGCCTGAGGCTTCGATCTGGCCGGTCGGCTCGACCAGATCGCCGGCGGTCACGGTGCGGCGGAAATTCTGCTTGTGCAACTCGATGCCGGACAGGGCCTCGACCACCTTCTGGAGGCGCAGCAGGGTGAATTCCGGCGGCAGCAGGTCGAAGACCACCGGGCGGTAGTCGATCTTGCCGCGCAAGCGGCCGAGCGCCGAGGCGAGCACGCGGCGATTGTCCAGCGACAGGGGGGTGCCGAGGGCGCGGGCGGCCTCGCGCTGTTCGTCGGGGACGTCGGGGGGGGCGTTGCCGGCGGCACCGGCGGCGACCGCGGCATCGCGGATCGCTTCCTTCACGAGGCCGGCGGAATAGAGCAACTCATAGCGGTCGAGGCAGCGCAGCAGGTCGAAATGGCCGGTGCCGGCGACCGGGCCGAAGGCGATGGCTGTCCGCTCCATGCGGGCGCGGGCGCTGCGGGCATCCGGGGCGGCATCGATCCAGCGGGTCAGGGCCGGGCGGATGACCTTGTCGATCAGGGCCGGGCGGCCCTCGCGCCAATCCTCCCAGGGCAGGAAGGAATACCACGAACGCCATTGCGCCTCGCCGGTGCCGGCCAGCGGCGTTTCCTGGGTCAGGGCCAGATAGGCGATGGAGACGACGCGCGGCCCCCCGGTCAATTCGCGCGGGTCGCGGTTCTGGTTGGCGAATGTGTAGAGCTGCTCGACATAGCGCATGGCGATGCCCGTCTGCTCCGCCACCCATTGGCGCAGGCCCAGTTCCAGGGTGCGGTGATGCTCCGGCTCGAACGGGCCGAAGGGCAGGGTTTCCGGCGTGTCGAAGGCCAGGGGCAGCAAGCCCTGCTGGGCCGGCGTCGCCAGGTCGTGGGTCATGCGCCGGGCGACCAGGACGCGCGGATCCTCCTCCGTCACCGCGACGATGACGGCGGTCAGGCCGATGCTGATGCCCCGGGCATTGTGTTCGCCATCCTGCGCCATGACCGGGAGACTAAGCCATCATGGCGCAAAAGGCGATCAGCCGGCGACGATCAGGGCGTGGCGCTTCTTGCCGGCGGAAAGTTTCACGCTGCCGGCACTGCCGAGGTCGGAGAGCCTGGCGAATTCGTCGGTCACCGCGACATCGTTCAGCTTCACGCCGTTGCCCTTGATCAGGCGGCGCGCCTCGCCGTTCGAGGCGGCCATGCCGGCCTTGACCAGAAGTTCGTAGACATTGATGCCGGCGGCGATCGCGGCCGCCTCGACCGCGACCTTGGGCAGCGTATCGGCGGCCGCCCCTTCCTCGAAGGTCTTGCGGGCGGTCTCGGCCGCCGCATCCGCCGCCGCGGGGCCGTGGGCGAGCGCCGTCGCCGCGGTCGCCAGGACTTTCTTGGCGTCGTTCAGCTCGGCGCCCTCGAGGGTTTCGAGGCGGCGGACCTCGGCTTCCGGCAGTTCGGTGAAGAGGCGGAGGAAACGGCCGACGTCGCCGTCCTCGGTGTTCCGCCAGAACTGCCAGTAGTCGTAGGGGCTGCGGGCATCCTCGTTCAGCCAGACGGCGCCATTCGAGGTCTTGCCCATCTTGGCGCCCGAGGCCGTGGTGATCAGGGGCGAGGTCAGGCCGTAGAGCTGGATATCGGCGGTGCGCCGGCCAAGCTCCACGCCCTGGACGATATTGCCCCATTGATCCGAGCCGCCCATCTGCAGGCGCACGCCCTGCGCCTTCGCCAGTTCGACGAAGTCATAGGCTTGAAGGATCATGTAGTTGAATTCGAGGAACGACAGGTTCTGCTCGCGGTCCAGGCGGATCTTCACGCTGTCCTGCGACAGCATGCGGTTGACCGAGAAATGCCGGCCGTAGTCGCGCAGGAAGTCGATGTAGTTGAGCCTGGACAGCCAGTCGTCGTTGTCGACCATCACGGCATCGGTCGGGCCGTCGCCGAAGCGCAGGAATTTCGCGAAGACGCGCTTGATGCCGGCCAGATTCTCGGCGATCCGCGCCGCATCCAGCAGGGGGCGCGATTCGTCGCGGAAGGAGGGATCGCCGATCTTGGTGGTGCCGCCGCCCATGAGCACGACGGGCTTGTGCCCCGCCTGCTGCAACCGGCGCAGCATCATGATCTGGACCAGCGAGCCGACATGCAGCGAGGGCGCCGTGGCATCGAAGCCGATATAGGCGGCGAAGGGCGTGCTGCCGGCGGCAAGCGCGTCCAGGCCTTCGAGGTCGGTGCACTGGTGGATGTAGCGGCGTTCGGTCAGGACCCGCAGGAATTCGGATTTCAGGCTCGTCATGGTGCAGGCGATGTAGCATGAAGCAGGGGCGCGGGACAACGCGCAGACGTTTTTCAAAGCGGGACGGCGCCATGCGGGCCTTGGGATTGATGAGCGGCACCTCGCTCGACGGGATCGACCTCGCGATGATCGAGACCGACGGCGAGACCATCCATGCCCTCGGTCCCACCCGCAC
Encoded proteins:
- the tyrS gene encoding tyrosine--tRNA ligase encodes the protein MTSLKSEFLRVLTERRYIHQCTDLEGLDALAAGSTPFAAYIGFDATAPSLHVGSLVQIMMLRRLQQAGHKPVVLMGGGTTKIGDPSFRDESRPLLDAARIAENLAGIKRVFAKFLRFGDGPTDAVMVDNDDWLSRLNYIDFLRDYGRHFSVNRMLSQDSVKIRLDREQNLSFLEFNYMILQAYDFVELAKAQGVRLQMGGSDQWGNIVQGVELGRRTADIQLYGLTSPLITTASGAKMGKTSNGAVWLNEDARSPYDYWQFWRNTEDGDVGRFLRLFTELPEAEVRRLETLEGAELNDAKKVLATAATALAHGPAAADAAAETARKTFEEGAAADTLPKVAVEAAAIAAGINVYELLVKAGMAASNGEARRLIKGNGVKLNDVAVTDEFARLSDLGSAGSVKLSAGKKRHALIVAG
- a CDS encoding NUDIX hydrolase, whose product is MAQDGEHNARGISIGLTAVIVAVTEEDPRVLVARRMTHDLATPAQQGLLPLAFDTPETLPFGPFEPEHHRTLELGLRQWVAEQTGIAMRYVEQLYTFANQNRDPRELTGGPRVVSIAYLALTQETPLAGTGEAQWRSWYSFLPWEDWREGRPALIDKVIRPALTRWIDAAPDARSARARMERTAIAFGPVAGTGHFDLLRCLDRYELLYSAGLVKEAIRDAAVAAGAAGNAPPDVPDEQREAARALGTPLSLDNRRVLASALGRLRGKIDYRPVVFDLLPPEFTLLRLQKVVEALSGIELHKQNFRRTVTAGDLVEPTGQIEASGRGRPAETYRFRRDVMQEKHDVGIPLPLPKAGS